One genomic window of Quercus lobata isolate SW786 chromosome 9, ValleyOak3.0 Primary Assembly, whole genome shotgun sequence includes the following:
- the LOC115961911 gene encoding receptor-like protein EIX2: MPFSSSKDLIDPSNRLSSWTVDRDCCHWHGVVCHNLTSHVYQLHLGRFPVYETKEGYEAYKRSMFGGKLNPSLLNLKHLNYFDLSSNNFYASPIPSFIGSMKSLTSLNLSNSGFVGLIPPQLGNLSNLLSLNLKCSWDNDLYVNNLQWLSGLPLLQYLDMSYVNLSKASDWLQVTDTLPSLYELRLSRCQLPFNPPTPSVNFSSLVVDLHNITSLRRLELFGNNFNSSIPNWLYSFSCLEFLNLADNNLQGTISSAIGNLTSAISIDLSRNELGGKLPRSLGNLCKLREIILTSNKWSQEISEILESLSGCVSDRLEILDLSDSQFHGHLTDELGLFKNLAHLDLQNNSISGPLPVSFGNLSSLTNLDLSNNLFNGTLPQNFGQLSKLNGLFIESNMLEGAVSESHFSNLTRLEAIIAFGNRLTLNVSHDWIPPFQLYTLSLRSWNLGPEFPPWLCSQRYLQFLDISNTQISDVIPPSFWNLSSQFSYLNLSHNQINGEIPNNPSILSAALVIDLSSNHFKGSLPYISSSVTELDLSDNSFSKSISSFLCFKMNDSKSIGYLNLEKNNLSGKIPDCWTMWHKLEILNLGNNNFTGNIPASIGSLTLLKSLHLRNNKFSGNLPSSLRNCENLVIIDVAENEFVGSIPSWIGHRFSSLMSLNLHSNNFHGHIPKELCALTSLQILDLSHNKLSRGIPGCVKKFSAMATKNGSNPDMSFNPPNNFFGETLPLESELLVIKGKAREYSTILHLVKCIDFSNNNLSGEIPKEVTSLQGLQSLNLSYNLLIGSIPENIGAMGSLESIDFSMNQLSGQIPSRMSSLTFLNHLNLSNNNLIGKIPLSTQLQSFNASGFIGNKLCGLPLSNNCTINDVNPDKENKGSKHNGGLEVDWFFVSMALGFVVGFWGVCGPLLLNKQWRIMYFQFLYHMGYKLKSLVLL, translated from the coding sequence ATGCCCTTCTCAAGTTCAAAAGACCTTATTGATCCTTCAAACCGGCTCTCCTCTTGGACTGTTGATAGGGATTGCTGTCACTGGCATGGTGTTGTCTGCCACAACCTCACGTCTCACGTCTATCAACTCCATCTCGGACGCTTTCCTGTTTATGAAACTAAAGAAGGATATGAAGCTTATAAGCGGTCAATGTTTGGTGGTAAGCTAAATCCTTCTCTGCTTAATTTGAAGCATTTGAATTACTTTGACCTCAGCTCCAATAATTTCTATGCTTCTCCTATTCCCTCATTTATCGGTTCAATGAAGAGTTTAACATCTCTTAATCTCTCTAATTCGGGATTTGTGGGACTCATACCTCCTCAACTTggaaatctctccaatttgctCTCTCTCAATCTTAAATGTTCTTGGGATAATGATTTATATGTGAATAACCTTCAATGGCTTTCTGGTCTTCCTTTGCTACAATATCTCGATATGAGTTATGTTAATCTTAGCAAAGCCTCTGACTGGCTACAAGTCACAGACACACTCCCTTCCTTGTATGAGTTGCGGTTGTCACGTTGCCAACTTCCTTTCAATCCACCGACACCCAGTGTTAACTTTTcatctcttgttgttgatctcCACAACATAACTTCTCTTAGGCGCCTCGAGCTATTTGGAAACAATTTCAACTCTTCAATTCCCAATTGGTTGTATAGTTTTAGTTGTCTTGAGTTTCTCAACCTTGCCGACAATAATTTGCAGGGTACAATCTCCAGTGCCATTGGAAACCTAACCTCTGCCATTAGTATTGACTTGTCAAGAAATGAACTTGGAGGAAAGTTGCCAAGATCGTTGGGTAATCTCTGTAAGTTAAGGGAAATCATATTGACATCCAACAAATGGAGTCAAGAGATATCTGAAATCTTAGAAAGTTTATCAGGGTGTGTTTCAGATAGACTAGAGATCTTAGACTTAAGTGATTCTCAATTTCATGGTCATTTGACAGATGAACTTGGTCTATTCAAAAATCTAGCTCATCTTGATCTTCAGAATAATTCAATCTCAGGTCCACTTCCGGTGTCTTTTGGAAATCTCTCATCTCTGACAAACCTGGATCTTTCAAATAATCTATTCAATGGGACACTTCCTCAAAATTTTGGGCAGCTTTCCAAGCTAAACGGTTTGTTTATTGAATCAAATATGTTGGAAGGTGCTGTGTCCGAATCCCATTTTTCCAATTTAACAAGATTGGAAGCAATTATTGCATTTGGAAACCGGCTGACTTTAAATGTAAGTCACGATTGGATTCCTCCGTTTCAACTTTACACTTTAAGCTTGCGATCATGGAATTTAGGGCCAGAATTTCCTCCATGGCTTTGTTCACAAAGGTATCTTCAGTTTTTGGACATATCCAACACACAGATTTCAGATGTGATTCCTCCTTCATTTTGGAACTTGTCTTCTCAATTCTCATATCTAAATCTTTCCCACAATCAAATCAATGGTGAGATTCCAAACAATCCTTCAATTTTGTCTGCTGCTCTAGTAATTGATTTAAGTTCAAACCATTTCAAAGGTTCATTGCCTTATATATCCTCTAGTGTGACTGAGCTAGATCTTTCTGACAATTCATTCTCCAAGtcaatttcatcatttttgtGTTTCAAGATGAATGACTCCAAAAGCATAGGATATCTCaatcttgaaaaaaataatttatcagGAAAAATACCTGATTGTTGGACAATGTGGCACAAATTGGAGATCCTAAATTTAGGAAACAACAATTTCACTGGCAACATTCCGGCATCCATTGGATCATTGACTCTTCTCAAGTCTTTGCACCTACGCAACAACAAATTCTCTGGAAACTTACCATCATCTCTgagaaattgtgaaaatttggTGATTATTGATGTTGCTGAAAATGAGTTTGTTGGAAGCATACCTTCATGGATAGGCCATAGATTTTCAAGCTTGATGAGTCTCAACCTTCACTCAAATAATTTCCATGGTCACATACCAAAAGAACTTTGTGCTCTTACCTCACTCCAGATCTTGGACCTTTCTCATAATAAGCTATCTAGAGGTATTCCTGGAtgtgtaaaaaaatttagtgccATGGCCACAAAAAATGGTTCAAATCCTGACATGAGTTTTAATCCCCCAAATAATTTTTTCGGTGAAACTCTCCCTCTTGAAAGTGAATTGCTTGTGATAAAGGGCAAAGCTCGAGAGTATAGCACCATTCTCCACCTAGTAAAATGTATAGACTTTtccaataacaatttatcagGTGAGATCCCTAAAGAAGTGACTAGTCTTCAAGGATTACAATCATTGAATCTATCATATAATCTCTTGATTGGAAGTATTCCTGAGAATATAGGTGCTATGGGATCATTGGAATCAATTGATTTCTCCATGAACCAACTTTCTGGTCAAATTCCCTCAAGAATGTCAAGTTTGACATTTTTAAATCATTTGAACTtgtcaaataataatttgattggGAAAATTCCTTTAAGCACTCAACTACAGAGCTTCAATGCATCAGGTTTTATTGGAAACAAACTTTGCGGACTACCACTTTCTAATAATTGTACTATAAATGATGTAAACCCtgacaaagaaaacaaagggaGCAAACATAATGGTGGACTTGAAGTGGATTGGTTCTTTGTAAGCATGGCACTCGGCTTTGTGGTTGGGTTTTGGGGTGTATGTGGCCCTTTACTATTGAACAAGCAATGGAGAATTATGTATTTTCAATTCCTGTATCACATGGGGTACAAGCTTAAGAGTCTTGTTTTGTTGTAA
- the LOC115961912 gene encoding actin-depolymerizing factor 7-like: MTVHDECKLKFVELKAKRNYRFIIFKIEDEEVVVEKLGSPDEAYEDFTESLPANECRYAVYDFDFITDENCQKSKIFCIAWSPDTSKVRSQMVYASSKDRFKGELDGIQVELQATDLSEMSLDIIKGRALKLKCGLTMMALSSKVGAPLGLTFMTIECEDVISTRLTIFPDIQDGTIEELIIYRKKDMQDTKNGLRNLGFS, translated from the exons ATGACTGTGCATGATGAATGTAAACTGAAGTTTGTGGAGTTAAAAGCGAAGAGGAATTACCGGTTCATTATTTTCAAGATTGAGGATGAAGAAGTGGTGGTGGAGAAACTGGGAAGCCCAGATGAAGCCTATGAGGACTTTACTGAGTCTCTGCCTGCCAATGAGTGCCGCTATGCTGTCTATGATTTTGATTTCATCACTGATGAGAATTGCCAGAAAAGCAAGATTTTTTGCATTGCATG GTCACCTGATACATCAAAGGTGAGAAGTCAGATGGTCTATGCTAGCTCCAAGGATAGATTCAAGGGGGAACTGGATGGCATTCAAGTCGAGTTGCAAGCAACAGATCTTAGTGAAATGAGCCTTGACATTATAAAAGGGCGAGCACTTAAATT GAAGTGTGGACTCACTATGATGGCATTGAGTTCAAAAGTAGGAGCCCCATTGGGGCTTACATTCATGACAATAGAGTGTGAAGATGTAATTTCAACAAGGTTAACAATTTTCCCAGATATTCAGGATGGGACCATAGAAGAACTTATCATATATAGAAAGAAAGATATGCAAGATACCAAAAATGGCCTAAGGAATCTGGGATTTTCTTAG